TGTGATGCTCTGATGTGTGTAACTGGTCTCTGGTTCTTTCAGCTCCTGCACAACACGGTGTTGGACACGTCTGTGGTGTTTCCGCACCGGCTGGGACGGCCACACAAGAGGGAGCTCCACAGTCTGAGTGCAGAAATCCTCCGCAGGATAACTCGTGAGAGTGGTACGTTCAGGATTGAGAGGGATGGGTTCAGGGTTGACCTGAGCGAGGGGTAGGTTCATCCAATTAAATCATCTGCTCTGTTAATCCTATGTCTGATCAAGCGTGTGATGGGAGACCTGCTCAATTCATGAACtgctaaggtgtgtgtgtgtgtgtgtgtacacacgcacgcgagAGGACTTGTCATTGTGTGGCTGTACCTACTGGTCTCCTCCTAGGGgttgcttaaaaaaaagaaaccaatcCTAAAACATGTGAACCATATGAAGTACAGTTACAGCATGTAACCACGTTCTGTGTATGCTTCCTCTGAGATGTAGTTGGAAACTTCCAGAAGATCATAATGGTCACGATCGTCCCGGGTCCCCGTTTGTTGTACGTTCAGCATTTGCTCATGTTTCTTCCCCCCCAATCCCACTCTGGAAAAATGTTGCTGGATTTAATCCTGCACTCAGACATCCCTGGAACCCAAATTGCACACAGTAGTTGCCAGTCATGTCTGGCTTTTGTGTGGTCTGTACAATACTCTACATACTGATCCAGAACTAGTCTGTGCATGACTGTGGCATTGGGCTAGACGAGAcccatacgtgtgtgtgtgtgtgtgtgtgtgtgtgtgtgtgtgtttctgttcctACGCAGGGGAGGGGCGGGACTCCCGTGAGGATGCGCTGGCCTGTATGGAACTCATGCTGTGGAAAGTGAAGGAGGACTGTAAAGGGAAACGATGCTGATTTCCTGAATAAAGTTGCTCACGGTTTCTGTAATGTGTCTGTTACAGATGTGACGCAGCAAAACCCCAAACGCCACCCTTCACCTGCTGCCCTTTGTGTTGGGATTGTTTTGGAGAAGGGGgggggaaaaggggaaaaaaaaaaaaaaggcatataGAAATGAATTCCTGTTGGTCGTGCATCTGACTTTTTTGTTAATGTCCAGAAACTTGTACTATTACTTTGGTGAAAAGCCTGTTTATAAAATAAGGGGTGGCGGGTGTTGTCACAAATGCACGGGGGGAGCAGAAGTACTCAGCTCTGGGAAGACGGAACAGAAAGTAAACGCACTGCACTGAGTCCTGTGTTGTGACTTATTTGGAAATGGTAGCTACCTTCTTAACAgatttaattaatgaattaagtGGCTTTCAAGCCTGACTTAATTTACAAAGCTTTCATTTAAGCAATGTCTATctgcagtgggtgtggcttgtTATTAGGCCGTAATTTCCTACTGAAACAACATTTTGTGATTGGCTTGTCACCAGCGTCTGAAGTGGTTTTCTGTTGTTGGGGGACTAAGGCCCCATTTAGAGCACTGAGGAACATGCAGGATGATGTGATGTTTGAGCAGTGAGTTCTCGTTTAAGGAACTACATGTAGAGTTAACACCTCTATGTAGATCGTGGTATTAAAATCCATATTTCACacttgtgcatttgtttgtttctaaaagCTCCCAGTCCTATCACCATGGTGCAAAGATGCTGTGATTCTTTAAATGAAGGAGAAACCCACCTGGGGGGAGGTTGTTGGTTCTTTACAACTCTAAACTGCCTCCAACCTATTTGGACGCAAGGAGACCTGAAGCCAGATCAACGTCATTGCACTCAGCTCCTTCCGGAAGTGAGGTCCTGCTAGCGCTCGACCCTGCTGATGGCGCTCGCTGGTcttgacaggtgtgtgtgaaggctgaCGGTTTGGGCCCCAGCGGGTGCAGGGCAAGGCCAGCGTGTGAGCGGGCAGAGCAGTGGCTGAACATGGCTGGGCACAGTGCCAGGGCGTGGCTGGTCCAGCCCGCTTAGACTCTCACTGAACAAGCTGTGTGAACGTGGCCCGGTTGGCAGATGGGTAATTCTCAGCGGCTGTAGAGGGCTACTGTAGCACCAtccaggcgcacacacacactgatgcattCTGCTCTTGGCAATGCAGAAGGAAGCCAGGTGTCTCCCTTCgagccaagtgtgtgtgtgtgtgtgtgtgtgtgtgtgtgtgtgtgtgtgtgtgtgtgtgtgtgtgtgtgtgtgtgtgtgtgtgtgtgtgtgagagaggcctGTCTCTGTGATTAGCGCATGgataacattttcatttgatgTCACAGTGGAGGctagtatattagtatattaacactgtgtgtgttcttctaTGCGATGCCGTGAATAAACTAGACAGTCTAGATCTATTAGTGAGAgcctgtaactgtgtgtgtgtatactgtagaCATGATTTATGGCAGTAAACTGCTAATGTGGCCCTGTGGGACGGTGGGTGTTGTGATTATATACATTTTCTCCTTTAATCTATTTTGCCTGGTCAACTGTCAAATAAAAGTGAACGAGCAGGTTGACGGTGTCTTAAGACCATGGCAGCTCAGGACGCCAACgggctgaacacacacacaaggttgaACTAATTGGGTGGAACAGCAAAAATGAGTTAAGCTTAAATACTTCAGACTCCAACACTGTATTTGAATCTAATATCTATAATCAACCTctaattaacttttaaaaatattcttaatgTTCTGGTGATTTAAGTCCAGAAACATTTTCCAtagatgattattattattattattattattatttttttaaccagCGTAAAATTTATAATAGTTCTTAGAACGGCATTACGTTTCgcgtaataacacacacattctcttaaGAAGATATAATGGTAAGAGATGTAAAGATAAGATAAAATTTGACAGAACAGAACTATCTAACTTTATTGGAAGGCAACACTAAAGCCCAAACAAGACTGCTGCGATGACCCTCAAACGTTCAGCGTCACTTTGGGAACAACGTTTGTGGCTGGAGTGAGTCTCTCCCGGCTTTTCTGTCACACGGATGCTGACGTCTCTGTGGCTCCCATCTGCGAGTCTGTGGATGCTTTGACTTGCGATTGGTTCTTTCAGCTGCTGAGACTGTTGCCAGATTTGCAGTCATGTTTGAATCGTCTTGTGAAACAGTCAGCATTTTCTGAGCACCATTAACATGAACTTTCTCTGCACTTTTGTTGGTTAACGCAATGTACTATACATGATTGTTTAGGGCCATGAGGATGGTACAGAAATGTACTTGAGACTCAATGCTGCCCCCTATTGTTCTtggaatacatttacatgacCACTATAGTATTGGCTATAGAAAAGAGGACTATCTATATTCATAAGAGTCtcaatttcattatttaaatggcACAGCAAGTGATAAAAACTATATAAAGCTTCTATAATCTTTTAAAACTTTATGGTCACCTGAGTTACATTCATTAAGTAGTGAATGTGTTAGCAGTTTTGTGCCACTGAATAGACAAAGCACCATTCTAAACAGCAACCCTAGTCCGAGCAGAGCACTGCCCAGAGCCTTGACAAGGGATAAGCCACCTCACCCCTGTGGTGCCTACAGATTGACAGACCCCCTTCTGAGCATCCGTGTGGTACATTCTCAGTCTTATCTTCTGAGTAAGATTGCACCACCGGAGGCTGGCTGGGGGTGGGATCTGGCAGTTCAGCTGTGGGAAGCTTGTGTTGACACATGCCCTCTCAACAGACACTCTATGGCTGAAAACGAGTGATCTCATGTTAAGAGACAGCATACACTTCTCTGCTGCCAATGAAACCACCAGGCTCACATGCAGACATAACGTTATGTGTCGCTGACGGCCGTGCCTGTCCTACTGTAGCTTAGTCTCACATTCTTCACTCATGTGTCTTGTGAAGTCTCTGGGAAAACTTAACCGGGTATCTGGTGTTTTCTCAAACTTAATGAATTCCAGAGCCAGGAGTTTTTTATTCCTTGTTCTGAAAGCCTCTGGTAGAAAGGTGCTAGtacaagtgtgcgtgtgtgtggatctgtgctCACTTAGCTCAGAGCAgctcctgcacacactcacacaggcaacCGACAAAGGCAGAGAGATCCTGGACTGAACcactctggggggggggggggggggggacaacggagtcaaaaacaaaaaaagggaaaggagGAAGTGAGAAGGGAAAAAACTCAGAGGGAGGAAGGgtaagagagggtgagagagagggagggtgagagagagagagggtgagagagagagagggtgaggggagagagagagggggagggaggaagggtgagagagggagggtgagagagagagggtgagagagagagagggagggagagagggtgagagggtgagagagagcgagggtgagagagagagcgggagggagagagaacgagaggaagggtgagagagagagagggtgagagagagagagggtgaggggagagagagagggtgagagagagaggcggagggaggaagggagggagagagggtgagagggtgagagagagagcgggagggagagagaacgagaggaagggtgagagagagagagagggtgagagagagagagggtgaggggagagagagagggtgagagagagaggcggagggaggaagggtgagagagagggtgagggggagagagagagggtgggggagagagagagagagggtgagggggagagagagagagggtgagagagagagggggagggaggaagggtgagagagagagggggagggaggaagggtgagagagggagggtgagagagagagggtgagagggagggagagagggtgagagggtgagagagagagggtgagggggagagagagagagggtgagagagagagggggagggaggaagggtgagagagagagggggagggaggaagggtgagagagggagggtgagagagagagggtgagagggagggagagagggtgagagggtgagagagagcgggagggagagagaacgagaggaagggtgggagggagagagggtgagagggtgagagagggtgagagagagtgggagggagagagaacgggaggaagggtgagagagagagagagggtgagagagagagagggtgaggggagagagagagggtgagagagagaggcggagggaggaagggagggagagagggtgagagggtgagagagagagagggtgagagagagagcgggagggagagagaacgagaggaagggtgagagagagagagagggtgagagagagagagggtgaggggagagagagagggtgagagagagaggcggagggaggaagggtgagagagaggcggagggggagagagagagggtgggggagagagagagagagagagggtgagagagagagggggagggaggaagggtgagagagagagggggagggaggaagggtgagagagagagggggagggaggaagggtgagagagagagggggagggaggaagggtgagagagggagggtgagagagagagggtgagagggagggagagagggtgagagggtgagagagagcgggagggagagagaacgagaggaagggtgggagggagagagggtgagagggtgagagagggtgagagagagtgggagggagagagaacgggaggaagggtgagagagagagagagggtgagagagagagagggtgaggggagaGNNNNNNNNNNNNNNNNNNNNNNNNNNNNNNNNNNNNNNNNNNNNNNNNNNNNNNNNNNNNNNNNNNNNNNNNNNNNNNNNNNNNNNNNNNNNNNNNNNNNNNNNNNNNNNNNNNNNNNNNNNNNNNNNNNNNNNNNNNNNNNNNNNNNNNNNNNNNNNNNNNNNNNNNNNNNNNNNNNNNNNNNNNNNNNNNNNNNNNNNAGGTTCGGTATTGTGAACCCACCGTCCCACAAGGGTTGTCGGGTTCGGTACTGTGAACTCACTGTCCTGCATACAGTTCATAAATTCTTTGCTCTATAACACCTGACAGAAATTACATATACCTGACGATTAATTAATTCCTTAAAGCAGGaatcaagcaaacaaaaaatggtgtgtgtgtgcagtaaggTGGATACCCAACTCCTGACGCCCAGCAGGTGTGGCGCTCACCTGGGCTGTCCACTCTCTTGTAGTGGTAGGGATTGATACACACGTCCTTCTGCTTGGAACCGAAGGGGAACTCACAGCAGTCGAGGGCCTTGAGCTCATGGTGCGACTGCAGGTCGGGCCAGCGCCACACGCGGCAGTAGATGACGTGCGGCAGGCCCTTGCGGTGCGACACCTGCAAACGGCCGTCCAGCGAGCGAGGGATGGTCACACAGCTGCTGGGCTGCCCCGGGCAGCTCAGCGCAcgctccagctcctccatggcgcccttcttcttcttcagcttcTTCACCAGTGCATCTACGGCCTTCTCCGCCCACTTCTCCTCCTCGTCACCTTGCTTCCAGCCCAGCAGGCGTTTCACAGCCGGGCTGGTGAACGAGAACAGTGAGGTGACGTTCATCGTGGAGATCACCGTgtttcaccaacacacacaccctctgggATCCCAGACGAGGAGATGGATGTGCACGCTCACGCAGACAatggtgagagtgagagggtgctGAACGTGCACACAGCCTTAGGAACACAGCTGGAGCAAAGCAGCAGGGCCTGAGATCGAACTAGATACCCAGCCtgtggagtgagagtgagacagacagacagacactctgtTATAAATCCTCTCTTCTACTCAAGGCTCCATGTTCTCCCCAGAGCCCTGCGCACAATGCTAGGCTGGTAGCAGTGCCTGGCAGCTGACCCTTGACCCTGTGAGCCTTTGGAGTGACATCACTCCATCAGCAGCTTCTGGGAATTGCGGTCATCAGTCACAATGCATAGTTTTCCATTACATCCCCGAACAGCAAGTTCTCCAAATGGCTTCCGGTTTGTGGGAGCATTCACACAGCGGTCTCGAATGTCACTGGTGGGACGTATCAGAAAGCAATGCTGGACAGTTTCAGCTGCCAACAGTCCCTCATCCACAAAATGATAAACTACAGGAGGAGGATTTCAGATGCATTTTGCAGTGGTGTTATTTTGTGTAGTAACATTCTGCACTAATGGGTGAAGAACTGCATAAATCCTATTTGACAAACAAAGGGGTGTTAGGGTTCATCCAAAACATACAAGCAGCAGATGACCAATCAGAGCCCCAGACAGGCAACAATCCACCAATCAGAGCCCCAGACAGGcagcagagaagacagagaaaagatAACTCTATGATGAAGGGGTATGCACACTCTTAGTCTGTTTCAGTTTTCTATCCTGCTAACATGGCAGGAAAGGCAGCCGGATGGACACCTGGGCAGATTCAGAATATTCTGCCAAACCTTAAAAAGCGCTGAACTgacaaaaacactgaatgtgaaaccagaaaacattttctcctcTCCATGGTCTAGAACAGTCTATCAGCTGTGTGTCCATCAAACTAGAGTTAGACGAGAGATCAGTGATTTCCACCTATTAAAGTACTAAGAATAATACTCTGCTCactctgtgtatgcatgtgtgtgtgtgtgtgtgtgtgtgtgtgtgtgtgtgtgaatgccctTGATTAACACAGAGGATGGGGGGCTGTAACACAGAGGGGTGAGTGGGGGGTTGAGGGGTCACAGTCCCTGAGCTCAAGGCCAGCTGTACAGGACAGGGTGTTACAGCAGTGAGACGCCAGCCGCTCACATCCTGCTGGGCAACGGTATACAAAAGTGGCAGGAACACGGATCTACAGGCCGTTCAACGAGAACAGGTGCTGTTTACACAGATCGCAGGGAACAGGGAGGTTGAGGCTGCAGTGAAGCGCCAACGCAGGAAAGCTCAAAGCTTCTCCTATATTTAGAGGCTCAGCGCTGCCAGCAGCTAATTTAAAAACCCCAGAACTGCCGCTGTTGTCAGGGAGGGTCGAGCAAGGGGGAAAAGTACACCCCACTCCCAACTACAACAAAGGAAACGTCTCATCTCCTGTAGGCAGCAAAGGGTTAAATAACCAGGCAACGCTGGCATTGTGTTTAATCAGTCACCGTTCAAATAGTTCCGTGTCGCTACAGATGAAGGTAAGgtcacaacaaggatcaggatCCACGTTCTGTTCCTTCAGTGCAGGTGCTCAAAGTTGgtgcaaattacatttttctgttcACATCAAactttttgtatatatatttaaaatatttattcttaaGCACAATTCATTGAAACACGCATTCATCGAAAAGAGCCAGTTTAGTCCAAGTATACCACTGTTACAGCTGGAAACACGCTACTGTTACAGGAAGAAAATAAAGCACGCAGAAAATATTCCCAGTGGATGAAAGTTCATTTGTTATTAATCAGCTTTGGTTTCTAACTTGTATGTTATATCCATTTAGTTTGGTGATTTGCAAAAGAATACCTCAAAATGGAGGTCCagaaaaacatggaggtgctaGCTGCCTTTTCTTGTATTGTTCCCGTGTCTGTCTAAGACGCAGCTCCCTCCTGACTGTGGaatgaccctaaccctagaataaGAGAGTGTTAGCATGGCCTTGAGAAGGTTTTGCTCACCGCTGCTAAAGATGTACTGCACTTCACGATGCTTGAAACAGGAAAAATATGTTGTTAAGTGACATAGTGGCTCGCCAAATATTAGCAAATGTCAAACAGCAAAGTAGTGAAGACATTAAAGATTTTACATAACCAGAGCATAACAAGAGTCTGGCTATCTGGTAACTTTTCCCTCTTCTTCTCATTCAAATTTGTGGGGTCCAGGTGTGGGGTCTGGGTGTGGGGTCAGGCATTCACTTTACATTCTAAGAACAGCGATAAAGTgggggtgttgtttttttaattacaaattacTTTCCTACAGGGGACATTTCTTGTGAGCCAAATTCACCCTCAAAGCCACAGGCTGAAGTCACCTgcttatacaaaacaaaacaggctaataCAGGGTGtattagcctgttttgttttgtataagcAGGTGACTCTTCTTTAAAGagggcagtttttttttttttgtcgaaTGCAAGACCAACGGTCTTTTTGGCAGTGACATCATGCAAAGAATGTAAAAGAGACATTCTCTTTAGCCAGAATAACACTGCCCAGACTTTTTCTTCTCTTGCGAGACAGAAATAAGCAGGATTTTAACAGTCAGAAGTGCTCTGGAATAACTCTGAAATAACTCTGGAATAACACTGCACAAGGGCGGTGCTCGGAAGATTCCAGCCTGCTCAATTCCATCGTGAATCTGCATTCAATCCAAACATCTGGAGTCAAGACTAGGAGAAAGCCAATAACCCAACTCTGCCCTGTCAGCAGAATGGCTCTTACTGCAGCATTATGGAGGTATTCATATTGTGGCAATGACAAAGACCTAAAATGGAAACATTCCCCAACACCTCTGCCCACTGGACTCTCACAGCGCTGACACTCATTTACCTAGAAGAGGCATTCTGGCCTTTGACTGTGAAGGACTAAGAACCACTTCAAATCCAGACAAACAGTCATCCAGATGTTCTGTAGGGGAACCCCTACAGAATGGTGAAAACACCCTACTGTAACCCAAACATAGGCCAGGGCCGGTGCCGACACAGCAGGAGGGaagtgcggggggggggggggggggggggggtgcatgtcAGCTGCAATTGTATAGCTCTAACAGGCCTGTATCCACTCCTTTTACCATGTGCCTCTAAGTCACACTGCAGGGGAAGACACACTCAAAACATCTGGGCCGGACAGACGAGGACAAAGGCCTTCAAGAGTCACGACAAATGATTAGCCTGGACAGGCCATGACCTCCAAACTGCACCTGACCATCAACACAACCACATACAAGGGTTCATTATTCTACTGCACCAAAACAGCCAGTATGACCAGTCTGGGGTTCAGTCAAAATATCCTGTGCCTTCAACAACATAACATCAAGTCCTGACTAcagcagcaggacagagggaagcAGGCCACACTGTTCGGATATAAAGTGAAGAAACATTCAAATACAAGTTCCACCTCAGACACTTAAAGGTGCTGTAACTACATTTCCTCTGTACATCTCATCTGTCCTGCTACTGATGACTCGGTTGGTCACGGTGGACCCGCGGAAGTACCTGCAGAGCATCAaggtcaagtttatttatgtagcacttttaaCAACACAagttatcacaaagcagctttacacacgtgtgtgtccaTATCCCTAATGAGCACAGCAGctttacacacgtgtgtgtccaTATCCCAAACGAGCACTGCAGCGTTACACACGTGTGTCCATATCCCAAACGAGCACTGCAGCGttacacacgtgtgtgtccaTATCCCTAACGAGCACTGCAGCTTTACATACGTGTGTCCATATCCCTAACGAGCACAGCAGctttacacacgtgtgtgtccaTATCCCAAACGAGCACAGCAGCTTTACACACGCGTGTGTCCATATCCCAAACGAGCACTGCAGCTTTACACACGCGTGTGTCCATATCCCAAACGAGCACTGCAGCTTTACACACGCGTGTGTCCATATCCCAAACGAGCACTGCAGCTTTACACACGCGTGTGTCCATATCCCAAACGAGCACTGCAGCTTTACACACGCGTGTGTCCATATCCCAAACGAGCACTGCAGCTTTACACACGCGTGTGTCCATATCCCAAACGAGCACTGCAGCTTTACACACGCGTGTGTCCATATCCCAAATGAGCACTGCAGCGTTACACACGTGTGTCCATATCCCAAACGAGCACTGCAGCGTTACACACGCTTGTCCATATCCCAAACGAGCACTGCAGCTTTACACAAGCGTGTCCATATCCCAAACGAGCACTGCAGCTTTACACACGCGTGTCCATATCCCAAACGAGCACTGCAGCTTTACACACGCGTGTGTCCATATCCCAAACGAGCACTGCAGCTTTACACACGCGTGTGTCCATATCCCAAACGAGCACTGCAGCTTTACACACGCGTGTGTCCATATCCCAAACGAGCACTGCAGctttacacacgtgtgtgtccaTATCCCAAACGAGCACAGCAGctttacacacgtgtgtgtgtccatatcccAAACGAGCACAGCCGCTTTACACGTGTCCATATCCCAAACGAGCACAGCCGCTTTACACGTGTCCATATCCCTAACGAGCACAGCCGCTTTACACACGTGTCCATATCCCTAACGAGCACAGCCGCTTTACACACGTGTCCATATCCCTAACGAGCACAGCCGCTTTACACACGTGTCCATATCCCTAACGAGCACAGCCGCTTTACACACGTGTCCATATCCCTAACGAGCACAGCCGCTTTACACACGTGTCCATATCCCTAACGAGCACAGCCGCTTTACACACGTGTCCATATCTCTAACGAGCACAGCCGCTTTACACACGTGTCCATATCTCTAACGAGCACAGCCGCTTTACACACGTGTCCATATCCCTAGTGTGTCCATATCCCTAACGAGCACAGCAGCTTTACACACGTATGTGTCCACATCCCTAACGAGCACTGCAGCTTTACACACGTGTGTCCACATCTCTAATGAGCAAAACTGCCAAAAAAATGGGCAAtggagacaaaaacaaaaaaaaatgaatgcgTCCTGTTTCCCTGGCCttcaggtcaaaggtcacacaTTCACAGATCACATTACACATTCTGAGGTTATAGTCCCATTCTTATGACCTTTAGATCATGCTCCTTCTCATTTTTATGCCATTGCACTTATACAGTTCAATTCATTAAATTACAAATAGTTCAGAGTTCCCAAAGCCCTGGCAGAAACAGTGGTGGCGTGAATGTGTCAGCTAGCCTGACCGTGTCTGGCAGTAATGTTAACAGCTTCGTCTGCAGCAACATAGCAGTCAAAGTATCACAAAAACCTGAAACTCCAGACTGAGCAAAGATAAAGGAAAACGATACAGAAATAAAGAGCCAAAGCAAATGTTTTGCCTCATATGAACATAATCATTCTGCCTGctaaatcaatttaaaaagatggccaaaaaaacctcacaaaagACCATAAACATCCATACGCAAACCTCCCGTCGAAGATGCACCAAAATGGCACTTGACTGGCCCACGCACAGCGCAGGAGTCCAATAAAAGCGCCATAATGGAGGCACTCAGTCAAAGATCTGTAGGCCTGAGTGGATGTAAATGTTACTAAGAGCAGGTGGAGCGTTCCACAAGGCTAATGTGGCCTCCACCACGCCACCCTGACAAGCCTGACCCGCGCATCCTCTCAATGGATCATTCTGTGCAGCCTCAGTGTCGTTAATCCATTTAGGATGCAGTTATGATGCTCACTTGTCCTCTCAAGGGACTGTGCATTATAAAGAACGTACATTATTTATCAAAGCCTGGAACTAGGGGTTCCATTAGACAGCAGGCTTAGCTAGACTGAGATGTTcactgggtggggggggggggggtggagtcaACAGTGGtgacatagagagagaaaatacagcAAACTAGAGAAAGAATACGACAGATGATCATGCAGGCCAGAATAGAGAAAGAATACGACAGATGACCATGCAGGCCAAACTAGAGAAAGAATACGACAGATATTCATAAAGGCCAAATTGCACAGCACTGCCCTGCTCATCAGCTGGCCACACTGCACATGACAGCACTGAGCCCAGATGATCACACATGCTTATGTCTCAGCATAGCTGCAACACAAGCATTTGGAATGACAAATTAATACACACTGGGCTGTGCAGTttgcttgagagagagagagagagagagagagagagagaattagagaggTGTTTTGTAATTACTAGATCAAGAATACAACAGGACAGACtaaaaaaagctgaaatatattcatataagtatatttaaactgttaaatgtttagccagtatacatttcatattcttttattttctgtaattttagaagacataaaaatatgaaaaccgTGAAAGGACAAAAATAGGAAAAACGAGATATTTGCACAGATATAATGGAGAGCTGCCATTTAAACTTAGTCATTAAAGTAAAGTGTAGCATCCAGTAAGAGAGATTAACAGACaaaccctaaacaaacaaaccaaccatcCCTATGGATCCTACACGCATGCTGAAACTAACAGGGCATCACTTTTCAATTGCTTGAAACAAACTCAACTAGCTTTATGACCCCacaaacaactacacacactttaaaaccaAACAACCCCAGTGGTTAAAGATACTTGactagttcaagtcccaccactgccaagtttccactgtttggcccctgagaaagacacttaaccctcaattactcaagttgtacttgtaagtcactttggataaaaaaaaaaaaaaaattgccagCTAAATGGCATAAAATGTAACTCCACACACCTTAACCAAACAAGTGCACACAATTTAacaaaacacctacacacttCAACCACTGAAGTGCATTGGGACACTCATCACTTTTACACCCCCCactccccaaaacacacacaccaaaaatgTCTACCATAAAGGAAAACTAAGATGGTCAACTAAATAACGTCCATGTAAGACACAGTAACTGAGAAACCATTTTAAACAGATCACAGCCCAGTGCCAA
This region of Electrophorus electricus isolate fEleEle1 chromosome 11, fEleEle1.pri, whole genome shotgun sequence genomic DNA includes:
- the LOC113592234 gene encoding mothers against decapentaplegic homolog 1-like, producing MNVTSLFSFTSPAVKRLLGWKQGDEEEKWAEKAVDALVKKLKKKKGAMEELERALSCPGQPSSCVTIPRSLDGRLQVSHRKGLPHVIYCRVWRWPDLQSHHELKALDCCEFPFGSKQKDVCINPYHYKRVDSPGERHTCWASGVGYPPYCTHTPFFVCLIPALRN